In a single window of the Raphanus sativus cultivar WK10039 unplaced genomic scaffold, ASM80110v3 Scaffold0886, whole genome shotgun sequence genome:
- the LOC108811558 gene encoding uncharacterized protein LOC108811558, with translation MGSKRMRLQTSPMSEMDDTDEMHEALFAKRGCCFLMPCLASSRGRSVWWQRIRTGDRLEPEKRWWIRGWRKARQWSEVVGWKTYIRRLGRNHCCCGCSGGGKSEGGGCVAISPNRSEQGKFRYDPLSYSLNFDDGKQTGQFEDEFPYRYYSKRFALPVSTKCPMDFDSERGA, from the coding sequence ATGGGATCTAAGAGGATGAGGCTCCAAACGTCGCCGATGTCTGAAATGGACGATACGGATGAAATGCACGAGGCGTTGTTCGCGAAGAGAGGGTGTTGTTTCCTGATGCCCTGCCTTGCCTCCTCTCGTGGCAGATCCGTGTGGTGGCAACGGATCAGGACAGGCGATAGGCTCGAGCCTGAGAAAAGGTGGTGGATTCGAGGGTGGAGGAAAGCGAGGCAGTGGTCGGAGGTCGTAGGATGGAAGACATATATACGCAGATTGGGACGGAACCACTGCTGCTGTGGCTGTAGTGGAGGAGGAAAGAGTGAGGGTGGAGGGTGCGTAGCAATCAGTCCTAACCGGTCAGAACAGGGTAAATTCCGGTACGATCCATTGAGCTACTCTTTAAATTTCGACGATGGAAAGCAAACGGGACAATTTGAAGACGAGTTTCCATACCGGTATTACTCGAAGAGATTCGCATTGCCGGTCTCCACTAAGTGTCCCATGGATTTCGATAGCGAGAGAGGGGCGTAG